DNA sequence from the Novipirellula aureliae genome:
GGATTAACTCGATCGTCGTGTCGAAGCAAGATATTGGATTCCTGAAGAAGGAGCTAAAGAGCAAAAATTTTATTGACCCGCATTTCGTAGTCTCGACATCAACTGGGCATCAAGTCTATTTGCGCGAGTATCCTTGGCATCAATCGGTATTGATTCAGGACCGTCTCTCCCAGGACGAGAGTTGGAATATCAAGACAGCCCATGCCGTCCCCTACGCGGAGTACGAATGGGAACAGGGTAGTGGCGATCAATCCACTGACACGACTAATCTAAATCTCTACATGCCTTCCGCGTTCATGATCGAAAAGCTCCAGCTTGATTACGATCGCGGCCGTTTTGACAGTTGGGTTGATCGCAGCGGGAAGAGAATCTTCATTGACCCATCACTTCAATATGATGGGCCAAGTTTTGCACTCTTCGATTGCCAGTCGGTCAACAAAATGCTCCTTGAAAACGAATTGTGCCTCGTCTGGTTGATCGGCGGCGAGAAGATGGTCTTCGACGAAGCAAAATCTATGCTTAAAGCAAGAATGGTCTTCAACACATTGCTCTGGACAGAAGGCGTTGGCGGATTTAGAGTCGAGAATCGGACTTCGATGGAGTGACAAAGTGTATGGGCCTGCGTTTTGAAGTTAAGACCGGTATTGGGTAACTATTTACATCCAAATTACCTGTGGCACGTTTGATCGGTGGGTCTAGCGAAATCAGAATATTCAAATCTTCAGAATCGTGACAGTGCATGTCGTTAAGGTGTGGTGGGTTGCCAGGATGAAGTCGGATTGCTTGACTAATCCGAGTCACGACGCGTCGTCAGTCGTTTCAATCGGAGCATAGTAGACGTAGACGCAAGAAGTTGCGTACCGTTGGTCAGCGTCGTCTTTAATTACTACGTGCCGCACATCAACAACTTCTTGCAAATCACCATTGATCGCTTCAATGGACTCGCCAATTCGGGGAATAACTGGTAGTTGGCAGGCGATGTTTTTTGCGTTTTTTGTCGTGTCAACCAATTCAACATACGTTGTAGCCCCTAAAAAGTTGGGCTTCATCTCTTTATTCGGGGACGCATTTCGTACGTATGAATAACCCGCGTTCGCCATTGCCTCCACGGCCTCGCCAAAATCGCCCGAGTGCTTGCAAACGTCAACGTAACGCAAGAAACTTGATTCACTCACACCTGCCTCGCGAAGCCGACGACGAACATCGTCTTTTGCGGGCGAGATTGTTCCCGATTCAATGTCATTCAAAATGTCATCAATCGCCTCGCGGTCGTTTTCGCTTATAGGATCAACCAGAAACTCATTGACATCGGCTTCAATGCCTCTACAGATACCCAGCACTTTGTTTTCGTCCAGGTCGAATCTGCCCGCCCATTTTTGCAATGTGAGCAATTCACCGAGAATCCGCTCAAGTATAGCTCGCGTGCGTTCGTCTTGCTTCATTGTGATTTCCAGGTGGGGCTAGTTGCTGAGAATTGCAGTCATCTTAACCAAAGCCCACGTGAAGTGTCACTGGGCGCTTGAAAAGGGACCACCTATGGGCGCTTGTGGTCCCTTTTGAAATTGGTGGTTTGGATTTGGTTAGTTTACCTGATCTATTCTTTTTCTTCGGCTGCGGAGCCGGGGGGCGCTTTGGCCCCTTTTGATTTTTTTCCACTGTTTTTCAGACGATAGCTCCGCCCTGTAATTTTCATGATCTCGGCCGATTGCAAGAAGCGATCTAAGATCGCACTGGCACTCGGAACATCGCCAATCAACTTGCCCCAGTCCTCTAGTGGACGATTCGTTGTCATGATCGTGCTGCGAACTTCATGGCGACGCATGATGATTTCAAACAGATATTCACCGCTGCGTTTGGGCAGCTGCTTCATCCCCATGTCATCGATGATCAACAGGTCCGGCTTCAAGTAACGAGCCAGTACCTTTTCTTCGCCGCCCATCGCCTCGTCATGCAAGAAGTCTCGAACAACGTCGAAGATGCTGCGATAGTAAACGATTGCACCTGAGCGGATAACGGCATGACCAACGGCCTGCGCAAGGTGGCTCTTTCCGGTCCCCGGTGGGCCACACAGCAGGACGTCTTTCGCACTTCGCAAGAAGTGTCCACTGGCCAACTCAAACACCTTTGCACGATCGATACTGCGATTAAACGAAAAGTCAAAATCCTCGAGGCGACGCACATCTCGAAAGCTTGCACGTCGCACCCCGCGATCGATCTTTCGGTCATTGCGAACCAACGTCTCATCGGCCAACACCAACTCCAAGAACTCCTGGTGTGTTAGCCCGCTTGCTCTCGCTTCTTGTAACCGAACTTCAAGCGTTTCGGCCATGCCGCCGAGACGAAGTTCTCTTAACATTCGTGATAATGATTCATTCATTAGTCCATTTCCTCCTTGAAAGGTTCAATTGAGAGTATCACGTCAATACGTGAGTTTGTCTTGCACGCACTCGTGCACATAGCGGTCATAGTCGGCCAGAGGACGAATCAGCTCATGGTCGTCCAAGAACGGCATCAGCTCTTGTACCGGCCCGCTACGATCGATCAATTTGCGAATCGTTCGTAACTGGTAATCACCATGACGCCAGGCGATTTCACACGCTTGTTCGATTTGGTCACAGCGATGTTTCTTTGATAAAGCCAGTAGCCCCTGTAGCACGCGATGCCCACGAATCCCTTTTTCACGTAGCATTGCTTGACCCCAACGAGCGCTGCAATCGCCAATAAACGCCGTTTTTCGCAGTAAATAGGAACCACCTCGCTCAATCGAGTTGATCTTCTCGCTAGCGATGTGTTGAGATTTGGTATTGAATTTTCCTTGCTCACTGCGAGCGAAAACGGCAATCGTTTTGAGTTCACTGTCGAGCAGACGAACAGTTCGTGCATCCCAACGTGCCCAGACTTCGCGGCCAACATACTCCGGTGGCGCACTGTAGAACGCACGGTCAATCGCAACGTGGCCATCACGACTAACGATACGGCGTGCCTCCTGGAAGTTTGCAAAGCGTTCAAGTGGTAACATCATCAAGGCCCCTTTCTTTGATGCAAGGAAGTGTGCGCGAACTTGCTTACGAGTCGTTCCATGAATCCGCAAGTCAGCGACTGTCGCTTCCCAGTGCGAGAGATAATCGTTTTGCTCAGCCAAGGTGGCGAAGGTTCGTCCACGCAGTGCGTTCTCTTGAACATAATCAACACCGCGTTCCACCTTGCCTTTATGACGGGGCGTGTAAGGTCTTGTCGGTAGGATCGTGGTGCCGTAGTGTTTTTCGAATGCACGCAGTTTGGGCACGAGTTCGGGATCGTACCAATCAGGGTTTGTTGACTGCCGCTCGAAGATTGTCGATCACGGTTGTCTTGGGCACTCCACCGAAGTGCCAAAACGCATTCTCCAATGCAGCCAGGAAGTCGTCTGTGGTTTGTCGGAAAACAACCTCGGCATATCCCTTTCTCGAATNNNNNNNNNNNNNNNNNNNNNNNNNNNNNNNNNNNNNNNNNNNNNNNNNNNNNNNNNNNNNNNNNNNNNNNNNNNNNNNNNNNNNNNNNNNNNNNNNNNNCAAGACAAATTGCTGCGCAGACTGTAAACTCATGAAGGGTCTTCCTTGTTTGTCGAAAGTGCTTGGTTGTTAAACACTTAGACGCAAGAAAGGCCCTTTTTGTTTGGTGTCTCGTGAATAATCCGGGCTAGCGGCCTGCTGATTTAGTCGGTTTGACTCGACTTATTGTTTAACGCCAAGCCATAGGCGACCGCTTATGGAAAAGCTGACGCCTTCGGCTAAGCGTTAAACAATTAAATCGACAGCCCGCTAGCGTCAAAACGGCTAATGCGCAGACTGTTTTTCGACCAATGAACGTAAACGCTTTGCTGCATGGGAGTTATCGAAACATTATGCGAACTCATGAATAATCCGGGCTAAGATTGTCGGAGATTCCAAAAAACGGTGTGCCTCATTCACTGCGTCACAGTTTCGCGACGCACCTTGTCGAATCGGGGACGGACATTCAGACGATCCAAAAGTTGATGGGGCACAAGGATGTTGAGACGACGATGGGCTACGTGCATGTCAGCCAAGTTCTTGGCAAAAGCATTAAGAGTCCGATGGATACTCTAGAGGATCGAACGTTAGAAGACTGAAATGAAGTCTAGAGCATTTTGCAAAAAGCCGTAGGCTGCGTGTTTAGTGGCTGTGGCTTCCAGCCGCAGCGTTCTTCTCAACTGGGGCTGGAAGCCCCAGCCACGTCAAAAATCAAAATGCTCTAGAGTTCCGAGTCTCGTTCACGCCGGCGCCCGGCAACAGCCAGGATTGGCGGCAACCAGCCCTTTCGATCGCCTAGCCCGGATGATTCATTAGCCGTTTTGGCGATAGCAGACTGTTTTTCGAGCAATGAACGTAAACGCTTGAAGGCGTAGACGTTAGCAAAACAATTTGCAAGCCCATGAATCATCCGGGCTAAGTTGTTTGGCAATCATCGGTTCGGACAAACCTGCTAAAAACACACTGTACGACAGCTTTTCCGGGCTGTCGTTGATTTCGACGGCCTGGAAAGGCCGTCGTACTTTTTTGATGAATAATCCGGGCGAGGTGGATCGATAACTAGTTTTCGGCACCCTCTGCTCTTGAGAGTGCTGATTGGGGGGCACCAAGTATCTGGATCCGAGATGTGGTCCAAGGTGTTCGTGATCATTCTCTGGACAGGTACCTCGACAGGTACCTCGCCTTGATGCGTCGCTAGCGAGACGGACAGGAAACCACTTTCGGCTCAGCGTATAGATCCTTCCCAGAAGTGCTTCTCCATCGAGCCTGCGATGCGGATGGTAGTTTGTCCACGGTTGGTTAGCTCACTTGACGGTTGGTTAGCTCACTTGGTTGCTTTCCTGCCAAGACTCCACCGACGATGAAGGCGATTTGAGTTACCAGGAAAGCGCAAAGCCACATCAGCACGCCGGAATCGAAGCCACCGTAGGCGTGAAGTCCGAGGCCAAGCTCGTTTGTTCCGAACCAGCTCCAGGCGGTCACGATGTTACCACCGATCGCCAACACGGCAAAACCTCTTGCTGCGACCATGCCATCCCAGCGGGCATGTAACATCAGAGCGTTCCAAATCACGATCAGCAAAGCTCCATTCTCTTTCGGGTCCCAACCCCAAAACCGGCCCCAGCTATCGTCGGCCCAGAGGCCACCGAGTACGGTTCCGATGAAGCTAAACAGGATTCCAAAACAGGCGGCTCCATAACAACACCGATACAAATCCTTGAGAGCTTTCGGATCTTTCCCCACCCATCCAGCAATCAAGTAACCGATCCCCAGCGTTCCTGCGACCAAGGTTGCTACGTATCCGAGCGTCACGCTCAGCACGTGGGTCGCCAACCAAAACTGAGTATCGAGGACTGCTTGCAACACGGGCATCGTATCGCCGCTGCTGAGCCCGTAGGCGACAAAGAGGGTCAAGACTCCCGATGCCGCAGACAGCATATTGCCTGTTCCATAACGGAAGATACGTTCAACGATCAAGCCAAAGACGACCGCGCCCCAGCCGATAAAGACGGCCGATGAGTACAGATTGATCACCGGTGCGCGTCCGGTGATGGCAACGCGGCAGAGGATGGCAACGGTATGAATGGCCACCGCGATCAGCAGTGTTCCCCAGACGACTTCGCGAAGCCGGGGCACATTCACGAGGAAGAACACCAGCCCCATGACGACTGCGATCAAGTACATGACCATTGCGACGCCGACAGGCCAATTGGATTGCGTCCATCGTTCGAGCGAAACGAGTTTCTTGTTGTAGCCACCGATTTCGTAGCTTTGCACTGCTGCCAAATGAGCGTCTACTGATTCGTTAAACTTCGCGGGATCACCCTTGTCGTAGGCTTCAATCATATCTCCAAACGATCGAATAGCAGCGGGGACCGCATCCTGATTGCCGAGTTGGACCGCACTTCGTGCCATATTGAAAAATGCGGGACCGTAGGGTTCCCACTTCGGATCGTTTGCTGACAATACTGCCACTTCTTTCTTGGGTGGTACGATCGCGGGCGCAGGCATCGCTTCGACGCTTTTCATCTGCTGTTCCAATTGGCGCAGAGCAAACAACCCTCGCGTCCGTTCGTCGGTCCCGGCTGGAAAAAAACGTTCCGGAATCTGTGGTGGCATCGGTAACCGCATGGCCGACGCCGTGATCATGTATTGGCGTGTGCGGCTACTCAGTTCGATCAACTTCTTTTCCTTGAACGACTGATCGTCCGCTTCTTTTTTGAACGCCGCATCGATCAACTTTTCTGTATTGCTCCAGTTCTTACGTACTTCGTCGAGCGAATACAGTTTGCTTTGGCGTCGCTCAAGCCCCAATTCGCTGCGGACTTCTTCGGCGTCAATGCGAAACATCGGCAAATGATTCAGTTCTTTTTCATCCGCCGCCACTTCCATCAACCACTGCATCGCCGACAATCGCTTCGCATCGGCACGTTCGGAGATACCAGAAGGGGCGGAATCGAGCGGCAGTGATTCTTTGTTGCTTATCGCTTTGAGTGTCATCCGCGCATAGGCGTCGAGCGGCATGATCCGTCCACCAAACTGGGTTGGGATCTTCCCGGCCGTGTAGAAATCGAACGATTGCACTCGAGCGGTCGGACGCAGCTTGTTCATTACAACGGACCAGGGAACCAGCATCACGACGGCAAACAGCCCTAATGCAGCAATCGAAACATAGACGGGCAATCGACTCGGAGGCGACAAGTTGTAGGTTGCGAGCGTCGCGAGTTCCTTTTCCGTTTCCCGTTGTCGCCTGCGCAAGAAACGCATCAGTGTACCAAGAAAGTGAGCCATCATCCCCAGCCCAACAATGCTGCAAGCCAGATAGGGGATCAACCAACCTGAATTACGAACGACTTGAATACCGGTAAGCTCTTTGCCGTTTGGCAGCGTCGAGTAGTTGGATTGATAGAAGGTTTCGCCTCGATAACGAAGCGGATTGTTCATCCAAATACGCTCTTTACGATCTTCGCCCGTCTTGGTGTCGACGATTCGAATCATCGAGGAAAAATCTCGCGGCGTGGACGTACCGCTATAAGTCACTTGACGGACGTCTTGCAGTTGAACCCAGAACGGTTTGACTTCACGATGATACCGGAGCCCAATGTCATAGTCTTTCCCCTTGACCGTGATGGAGTCGAACGAATCCGGTGTCGGATCACCGGGCACCAACGTTTGTCGATCCGACAGCAATTGGCTCAGCATATAAACGCCGAGCGAGTGGTCCGTTTCCTTATCGATCAATTCCACATAGGCCGAGGGGATATTGACCGAGTTATCAGCGCCACCTGATTTCGTGAGTGGAACGGCGATTGCCTCGGTTCCAATTCCCGCGTTGGCAAAGTTGTCGTCATCCGGTTCGACCCTTCGTAAAGCGGAATGATCGTAAAACGCCAAGACACGGACATCGACTGGAAGGGCCTCATCACGTACCGGTACGCCTGAAGCTTTCGACTGGACCATACGGCTGGCTGGAATCGCTGCTATCTTGTCGACACCTTCACCGCGATCGATGAACGCCAATTCGATAGAATCAAGGCTGATCATCGTGTTGGATGATTCACCTTCGACCAAGCTAAGTCGTTGTTCTAATTGGCGATCTCCGAAAACGAATTGGCCCACCATCAACAGGCCCACTCCTAGATGCAGCAGCATGTTTCCACCTTGTTTGTCGAATACCAAGCGGCATCCAACGAGCAGAATCAGTCCCGCCCCGAGTCCCTTGGTCAACTGCCAAACGATTCGCAGTCCGGGATCGTTGATACGAGTGCCGGAAATCAGGTAATAAGCTAACGAGGTGCCCGCGACGGCCGCAGCGATGACGAGCAACTTTCGTGCGGTCTTATCTTTCGCCTGGACCGCCGTCATCAGCAAACCAGCTGTCGAGATCGCCAAGACAGCCAAGACCCAATTCCAAAGCTCGGCATACTCCATCGGTGGCTCACCTTGAAGACCATCGCTACTGTGGCCCGACGAAATGATCAATCCAGCAACCAACGCGCCGCCCACTAGAAAGGTGATGCCGCCCCAAAGTTTCCAACCCGATGCATGGATCTTGAAACGTGTAATCTTCGCAGCGATTAGATTCACCATCAACAACATGCCGATTAACGCACCACCGGGAAAGGGAATGATGCCCGGTATCTTGGTTTCATGTGGAAAGAACGACTGCGGAAAAAAATCATCCAGATGCAGTGCAGCAATCCATGACAAGAAGTAACGGTTCTTGACATCAAGCATGTTCATTTCGTCTTGTGCCAGCGTGCCAACGAGCACCAGCACGAGCGAAGTGGCAAACAATGCGACGGTAAACTTGAGCGAACCGAGTGACCGCAGCGCGGTCATTGCAACACCACTCAACGTCATATCGGCCGAACCGTATTCGGCTTTCGACGTTTTGTGACGAGCACCATCGGGCTGGTCGTCGCGGCGGTCTTGTGGGTCGGCTGGAGTGAGAATACTGGCCATATTCGAAGTCTATAATTTCAGCGATTGAATGAATGATGTGGTGGCTTCATACTGATCCGCAACCGTTTCGGCGGGCCCGGTCATCTTAATGAATAAACTAAATCCATCCTCGAGTGGTACGATCGTGGCGTCGATTGAAGTGGTTTTTCCATCCGATTCCTCGCCCTCGAGGATAAACCGCTGGGATTCCTTTCCATCCACAACGATTTTTTCTGCATCCTCAATCATTTTGTCGACAGTCTCATCGGAGACACCACTGGGGCGAATCTGGCCGAGCCAACGGGCGACATTGCCCCGCAGGTCACCACCCGCCGGGATGATGGTAATCTCGGCTTCCGCGTCTTCGGGGCCAACATTAAAGGCAGCCAATCGCATCGAGGACATCCGTCCCGTCCGCCATCCATCGGGGCGCTCGTACTTGATTTTCGAATTGGCGTCCGCGTCCTCTTTCGCGTCCTCTTGCGATTCGGCGGTCGCTGGTTGCTCCGCCGCGGATGCGGGCATTGCCAAACCGCTGTGAACATCATCATTGGGCATTCGGCTATTCATCACATCGGCCATCGGCGGAGCCGTCATTGGGCCAGCTGCCATCGCAGGATTGTCGTCTGTTGCTTCGGTTTTCAGGTCGACCCAAATCGCTTGCTCGTCGGCGGCAGCAACCTCAAATGCCTCGCCCTCCGCCCATTTTTTGCTGGAGGGTGGAATACCAAATTGGCGCCGCCACCGATTCACATTAGCCAACACCTCCGCATCCCAATCCGACTGAGTGGATAGCGACGATATGCTTAGGTCAAGCTGCTTTTCAGGTGTATCGATGTTGACTGAAGCGAATCGCATCGGTTTGTCTGCGCCAATTCGCCAGCCCTCGGGTAGTTCGCTTAAATCGGGATTCCCGCCGGTAAATTTGACGTTCGTGACAAAGTTCTTCAAATCGGACTCGACTAACTCGATTGCTGATTCGGGGCCTGTGACCTTAAAGAACCACGTTTTACCTTCGGCCGGGAACATCGCAGCCAGCATTTGCTGCGTATCGCCACGAAAGGCCGCAGGTGCCTCCGTCGGTATTTCATAGGTCACGACCGGGTCGGATTGTTCGCAGCCAGACGCGGAGAATAGAAGTGGAATGGCAAAAGCCAAGCCGAGCATTGATTTCGGTGTGTAGAAACACCGCAAAAGCAAACAGATTTGCATGTCGCTATCGGATGGGGGATATGGAGGGAAACAGGCAGCAACGTATTCGTTACTGTAGCCAGAAATATGTGATTGACAACGCAGCAATTCGTAGTGGATCTTGTAAGAGATCCCGCAGAGCATAGGATCTTTAATCAGATCCACTACCGAAACAGCCATATCAGGGTAGGGTGTCCCTTACTTTATAGAAAGCCCAGGCCCGTTTTGTTCATCTTTTCGTGTAGATTTTGTTTGCAAGGAGGGGAGGTTTGCAAGGAGGGAGGAACCGCAAGCTGGAAGCTTGCGCCACTCTTCTGTTTTCATGCATTCATTTTGGCGACGATCGATTATCATAGAGAGTCCCCAAGCAATGGGTCGGTGGCCGTAACGCAGCCTTTTTTTCTCTTTGTCCGCGATCCGCATGAAAATCCAGCGTTTTCTATCGCTAAGATGCCAAAGTGCCATCCAAATGATGTCACGCTGGTCCTCGTTGTCCGATCGGTGGACCCGTTCTCCCAAACCGCTGCCAATCCACCTTCGGCGCGGGCTGCGGCCGATGTTTGGGCGTCTGGAACCTCGGATTGTCCTGGATGCGTCGGCCGTGCTCAACGATTTGGGCCAATTGGTTATCACTGGTACCGCGGCAGCCGACACGGTCAAATTGGAAGTCGATGCGGTGGGTGACCTGACGCTCTACAACCAAGATGACCAAATCATCTCGATCGCGGGCCATCCTGGAGCGAGCGAAACCGAACCGCTTTCACAAAACTCCGTCACGTCAAACCAAATCATTGTTTTTCTTGCCGGCGGCGACGACGTCTTCGAAGCGCAGCTACCGAGTGGACTCGATGTGACCCTATTCGATGGTGCCGGTTTGGATTCGGTATCGCTAACGACATCGAGCAGCGGACCGATTCGCGAATCGAGCTACACGATCGATGCCGAATCGATCACGCTGAACGAAAATGTCTCGAGCGAGTTTGACCTGCTCGATGATCAACTTTTGCTCAGCGGCGACGTTCATCTCGCAATCGCTGGAGACCCGTTTGAGCTAAACGTCAACCGCGGCGATCTACTGGTGGAAGGTCGTTTGATTCTGGGCGGCGATGTCGACATCTCTGCCACTTCCGGGCGAGTGTTCCTCGGTGATGCTACCGTTACCGCTGACGCCGCCGCCGCCAGTTTGTCGATCCATCTTGGCAATCAGATGGTTTCCGGTGCAAGCATTGACTTCGGCAGTGCCGACGATTCGGGTGGACA
Encoded proteins:
- a CDS encoding tyrosine-type recombinase/integrase is translated as MPHSLRHSFATHLVESGTDIQTIQKLMGHKDVETTMGYVHVSQVLGKSIKSPMDTLEDRTLED
- the istB gene encoding IS21-like element helper ATPase IstB encodes the protein MNESLSRMLRELRLGGMAETLEVRLQEARASGLTHQEFLELVLADETLVRNDRKIDRGVRRASFRDVRRLEDFDFSFNRSIDRAKVFELASGHFLRSAKDVLLCGPPGTGKSHLAQAVGHAVIRSGAIVYYRSIFDVVRDFLHDEAMGGEEKVLARYLKPDLLIIDDMGMKQLPKRSGEYLFEIIMRRHEVRSTIMTTNRPLEDWGKLIGDVPSASAILDRFLQSAEIMKITGRSYRLKNSGKKSKGAKAPPGSAAEEKE
- a CDS encoding Mu transposase domain-containing protein, coding for MPKLRAFEKHYGTTILPTRPYTPRHKGKVERGVDYVQENALRGRTFATLAEQNDYLSHWEATVADLRIHGTTRKQVRAHFLASKKGALMMLPLERFANFQEARRIVSRDGHVAIDRAFYSAPPEYVGREVWARWDARTVRLLDSELKTIAVFARSEQGKFNTKSQHIASEKINSIERGGSYLLRKTAFIGDCSARWGQAMLREKGIRGHRVLQGLLALSKKHRCDQIEQACEIAWRHGDYQLRTIRKLIDRSGPVQELMPFLDDHELIRPLADYDRYVHECVQDKLTY
- the ccsA gene encoding cytochrome c biogenesis protein, with translation MASILTPADPQDRRDDQPDGARHKTSKAEYGSADMTLSGVAMTALRSLGSLKFTVALFATSLVLVLVGTLAQDEMNMLDVKNRYFLSWIAALHLDDFFPQSFFPHETKIPGIIPFPGGALIGMLLMVNLIAAKITRFKIHASGWKLWGGITFLVGGALVAGLIISSGHSSDGLQGEPPMEYAELWNWVLAVLAISTAGLLMTAVQAKDKTARKLLVIAAAVAGTSLAYYLISGTRINDPGLRIVWQLTKGLGAGLILLVGCRLVFDKQGGNMLLHLGVGLLMVGQFVFGDRQLEQRLSLVEGESSNTMISLDSIELAFIDRGEGVDKIAAIPASRMVQSKASGVPVRDEALPVDVRVLAFYDHSALRRVEPDDDNFANAGIGTEAIAVPLTKSGGADNSVNIPSAYVELIDKETDHSLGVYMLSQLLSDRQTLVPGDPTPDSFDSITVKGKDYDIGLRYHREVKPFWVQLQDVRQVTYSGTSTPRDFSSMIRIVDTKTGEDRKERIWMNNPLRYRGETFYQSNYSTLPNGKELTGIQVVRNSGWLIPYLACSIVGLGMMAHFLGTLMRFLRRRQRETEKELATLATYNLSPPSRLPVYVSIAALGLFAVVMLVPWSVVMNKLRPTARVQSFDFYTAGKIPTQFGGRIMPLDAYARMTLKAISNKESLPLDSAPSGISERADAKRLSAMQWLMEVAADEKELNHLPMFRIDAEEVRSELGLERRQSKLYSLDEVRKNWSNTEKLIDAAFKKEADDQSFKEKKLIELSSRTRQYMITASAMRLPMPPQIPERFFPAGTDERTRGLFALRQLEQQMKSVEAMPAPAIVPPKKEVAVLSANDPKWEPYGPAFFNMARSAVQLGNQDAVPAAIRSFGDMIEAYDKGDPAKFNESVDAHLAAVQSYEIGGYNKKLVSLERWTQSNWPVGVAMVMYLIAVVMGLVFFLVNVPRLREVVWGTLLIAVAIHTVAILCRVAITGRAPVINLYSSAVFIGWGAVVFGLIVERIFRYGTGNMLSAASGVLTLFVAYGLSSGDTMPVLQAVLDTQFWLATHVLSVTLGYVATLVAGTLGIGYLIAGWVGKDPKALKDLYRCCYGAACFGILFSFIGTVLGGLWADDSWGRFWGWDPKENGALLIVIWNALMLHARWDGMVAARGFAVLAIGGNIVTAWSWFGTNELGLGLHAYGGFDSGVLMWLCAFLVTQIAFIVGGVLAGKQPSELTNRQVS